In one Bradyrhizobium sp. 4 genomic region, the following are encoded:
- a CDS encoding outer membrane beta-barrel protein, whose amino-acid sequence MKNLLLATASIVALGAIAPAFGADLAAQPVQPLYGKAPQLVAAMIYDWSGYYVGLNGGLGSSANCWDFNGGTPEGCHDATGGTVGGQIGYRRQTGQIVLGVEGQGNWAGLTGSNDSVAFADINQTKIDAFGLITGQIGYAVDNVLFYAKGGAAVTSNTYQISSTLTGAQLGKSDHILWGGALGAGIEYGFAPSWSVSLEYDHLFMQPGAVHFSAPAGGTDRVHQDFDLLTARLNYKFGGPFLLKY is encoded by the coding sequence TTGCTCGCGACTGCAAGCATTGTGGCGCTCGGCGCGATTGCGCCCGCATTCGGCGCGGATCTGGCTGCGCAGCCCGTCCAGCCTCTCTATGGCAAAGCTCCGCAGCTTGTTGCGGCTATGATCTATGACTGGAGCGGCTACTACGTCGGCTTGAACGGCGGCTTGGGCTCAAGCGCGAATTGCTGGGACTTCAATGGCGGCACACCTGAGGGCTGCCATGATGCGACCGGCGGTACTGTGGGTGGCCAGATCGGGTATCGAAGGCAGACGGGCCAGATCGTGCTTGGTGTTGAAGGCCAGGGGAACTGGGCTGGTTTGACCGGCTCGAATGACAGCGTCGCGTTTGCGGATATCAACCAGACCAAGATTGATGCGTTCGGCCTGATAACAGGGCAGATCGGTTATGCCGTAGACAACGTATTATTTTACGCCAAAGGTGGTGCCGCAGTGACGAGCAATACCTATCAGATTAGCTCGACCCTCACGGGCGCGCAGCTTGGGAAGAGCGACCACATTCTTTGGGGTGGTGCGCTGGGAGCTGGGATTGAGTACGGTTTCGCGCCGAGCTGGTCGGTCAGCCTCGAGTACGACCACCTATTCATGCAGCCCGGAGCGGTGCACTTCTCCGCGCCCGCAGGCGGAACCGATCGCGTCCACCAGGATTTCGATCTTCTGACTGCCCGGCTCAATTATAAGTTCGGCGGCCCGTTTCTTCTGAAATATTGA